DNA sequence from the Actinacidiphila yeochonensis CN732 genome:
TCAAGGTCGCCACCGACCGGGGTGTGCCGCTGCTGGAGGCGCCCAAGCCCGAGCTGGACCGGATCACCGCCGGCCTCAACCACCAGGGCCTGGTCCTCCAGATCCCGCCCTACGAGTACGCCCACCCCGAGGACCTGCTGGCCAAGGCGGCCGACCAGCGCGACGACCCGCTGATCGTCGCGCTGGACGGCGTCACCGACCCGCGCAACCTCGGCGCCGTGGTGCGCTCGGTCGCGGCGTTCGGCGGCCACGGCGTGGTGGTGCCCGAGCGGCGCGCCGCCGGGATGACCGCGGGTGCCTGGAAGACCTCCGCGGGCACCGCCGCCCGCGTCTCGGTGGCCCGTGCCACCAACCTCACCCGCGCGCTGGAGGCCTACAAGAAGGCCGGGCTGCTCGTCGTGGGCCTGGCCGCCGACGGTGAGGTCGCGCTGCACGAGCTGGAGGCGCTGTCCGGGCCGGTCGTGGTGGTCGCCGGCAGCGAGGGCAAGGGCCTGTCGCGGCTGGTCAGCGAGACCTGCGACCTGCGGGTGCGCATCCCGATGCCGGGCGGCGCGGAGTCGCTCAACGCCGGTGTGGCCGCGGGCGTCGTGCTGTACGAGGCGTCCCGCCGCCGGGCGAGCCGCTGACCTGACCCGTCGCGCCCGGCCCGCCGACGACCGCGGGCCGGGGCCCGGCCGCACCCACGCCCGGCCGGGGGCGGAGAGCCGGGGCGGAGAGCCGGGGGCGGAGAGCCGGCCCACCCGCGTCCGGCCGGGTGGTCCTCGCGGAATTCCTGGTGGCGCCAGGGTGGACGGACGGTTCTCTCCGTGGGAACGCGTGCCGGTCGGGCCCGGAACAGGCGGAGATCCGG
Encoded proteins:
- the rlmB gene encoding 23S rRNA (guanosine(2251)-2'-O)-methyltransferase RlmB, with product MAGNSQRRNRRTSNKKGATVGSGGQRRRALEGKGPTPPAEMRKGHKKNRIANAQAKRTVSSQSRRPSGRGAKSTSEMVVGRNPVVEALRADIPATAVYVQQFIDNDDRVREALKVATDRGVPLLEAPKPELDRITAGLNHQGLVLQIPPYEYAHPEDLLAKAADQRDDPLIVALDGVTDPRNLGAVVRSVAAFGGHGVVVPERRAAGMTAGAWKTSAGTAARVSVARATNLTRALEAYKKAGLLVVGLAADGEVALHELEALSGPVVVVAGSEGKGLSRLVSETCDLRVRIPMPGGAESLNAGVAAGVVLYEASRRRASR